From one Dermacentor silvarum isolate Dsil-2018 chromosome 3, BIME_Dsil_1.4, whole genome shotgun sequence genomic stretch:
- the LOC125944555 gene encoding uncharacterized protein LOC125944555 gives MPPASRNGLSQRRNPRCDICAFAYEVEERSKSYVEMLWDREARGRPLGYLLRAVGLVLCVLFLLPLSCAFVAGLHYSLVSVSLYVFSVGHSMFWFRRPVLYFIEFLKTSVEWKRRSSYLKLVLPAPCVPSAPDLL, from the exons atgcctcCTGCCTCGAGAAATGGGTTATCGCAGCGGAGGAACCCACGATGCGACATCTGCGCCTTCGCCTACGAGGTGGAAGAACGCTCGAAG TCGTACGTCGAGATGCTGTGGGACCGCGAGGCCCGCGGTCGTCCTCTGGGCTACCTCTTGCGCGCCGTGGGCCTGGTGCTGTGCGTGCTCTTCCTGCTGCCCCTGAGCTGTGCCTTCGTCGCCGGCCTCCATTACTCGCTCGTCTCGGTCTCACTCTACGTGTTCAGCGTCGGCCACAGCATGTTCTGGTTCCGGAGACCCGTGCTGTACTTCAT CGAGTTCCTGAAGACCTCGGTCGAGTGGAAGCGCCGCTCTTCCTACCTGAAACTGGTCCTACCCGCCCCGTGTGTGCCGAGCGCACCG GATTTACTTTAA